A single region of the Trichoplusia ni isolate ovarian cell line Hi5 chromosome 24, tn1, whole genome shotgun sequence genome encodes:
- the LOC113505053 gene encoding uncharacterized protein LOC113505053, with protein MSVIAVRGFPLPFTLSNVVKTLARIISGHFEALNFEQGKLKGQKFKTCYLRLSEKLDPVRVVERINNSGKTLKSFRLCSFVPKRVPDLPLATKPKKLTQKLARALKIPDNDSPERVMKLASSEILIELQIKYPGLYHLSKKNGHQLLTEISKKIMDRLKEIEQHHSEALESGFRLTQWYRRMHPHFGDFQLVLGTLHALEDAACQMRTQLHEKELAAVPPQPYVFDNLPYSEVQKACAKYSDRIIKKITEHIKNLKSDVSENDTEDELVRKKVREELKKMAPFMPQVINVLKITIYRMANVGFGYWRKNFENHIAYGDFYRK; from the exons ATGTCTGTAATTGCGGTCCGAGGGTTTCCCCTTCCG ttcaCTTTATCTAATGTAGTAAAGACTCTAGCAAGAATAATTAGTGGACACTTTGAAGCCCTGAATTTTGAACAGGGAAAATTAAAgggacaaaaatttaaaacatgttatttgCGTCTCTCGGAGAAGTTGGACCCTGTTCGCGTTGTTGAGAGGATAAATAACAGCGGGAAAACTCTAAAGAGCTTTAGACTGTGTTCGTTTGTTCCAAAACGAGTGCCTGAT CTTCCCCTGGCAACAAAACCAAAGAAGCTAACCCAGAAACTTGCTCGTGCGCTGAAAATACCAGATAATGATTCACCAGAAAGG gtTATGAAGTTAGCAAGTTCAGAGATATTGATTGAGTTGCAAATTAAATATCCAGGATTGTACCACTTGAGCAAGAAGAATGGGCACCAGCTGCTGACTGAGATATCTAAG AAAATAATGGACCGTCTCAAAGAGATAGAACAGCATCACTCCGAGGCGTTGGAGTCAGGGTTCCGCCTGACGCAGTGGTACCGGCGCATGCACCCGCACTTCGGCGACTTCCAGCTGGTATTGGGCACGCTGCACGCGCTGGAGGACGCGGCCTGCCAGATGCGGACACAGCTGCACGAGAAGGAACTGGCTGCTGTGCCGCCGCAACCATATG tATTCGACAACCTACCATACTCAGAAGTACAGAAAGCTTGTGCCAAGTATTCAGACAGGATTATTAAGAAG ATTACAGAGCACATAAAGAATTTAAAGTCAGACGTGTCCGAGAACGACACAGAAGATGAATTAGTGAGGAAAAAGGTCAGAGAAGAACTCAAGAAGATGGCTCCATTTATGCCACAGGTAATTAATGTACTTAAGATTACAATTTATAGAATGGCTAACGTCGGTTTTGGCTACTGGAGAAAGAATTTCGAAAATCATATTGCGTATGGAGATTTTTATCGTAAATGA
- the LOC113505154 gene encoding uncharacterized protein LOC113505154 codes for MTKIAAFVFFDIETTGLPHQERNKTKITELSFVAAVRSDIEEAPIGSKPYVSKLTLLFNPQKKICAEVALLTGLSNNTLKNAPIFKDNIHTILAFLGELPKPTCLVAHNGNRFDFKLLLTEFLDINAILPQDLLCVDSLIGFRHILKNRSSPDLPNARTVPIPRDKSFSKDDSLLEEDSLARDSSMYRSSSLISEDSLISDDWPELDVSTEDWQEIDSLCSSFSEMPYEASNMSRSMKDEAKELAGKSTTEKVSYTLSSLYRRLLKKEVYNAHRAEDDCLMLLECVVATKEFLPWADRFCKSILDIKPFDRCQYK; via the coding sequence ATGACAAAAATAGCAGCTTTCGTATTTTTTGATATAGAGACGACTGGTTTACCGCACCAGGAaaggaataaaacaaagataactGAGCTTAGTTTCGTGGCCGCTGTTCGTAGTGATATAGAAGAGGCTCCTATTGGTTCTAAACCTTATGTGAGCAAGCTGACTCTGCTCTTTAACCCCCAGAAAAAAATCTGTGCTGAAGTGGCGCTGCTGACTGGCTTatcaaataatactttaaagaaCGCGCCAATATTTAAGGATAATATTCACACAATACTTGCGTTTCTAGGTGAACTGCCTAAACCAACATGTCTCGTTGCCCATAATGGCAATAGATTTGATTTCAAACTACTTTTGACTGAATTTTTGGATATTAATGCTATTTTACCTCAAGACTTGTTATGTGTTGATTCGCTTATAGGATTCCGACATATCCTTAAAAATAGAAGCTCACCTGACTTACCTAATGCCAGAACTGTTCCAATACCTAGAGACAAATCATTTTCTAAAGATGACTCACTATTAGAAGAAGACTCTTTAGCTAGAGATAGTTCAATGTACAGGTCTAGCTCACTTATCAGTGAGGACTCTCTGATCAGTGATGATTGGCCTGAACTTGATGTGAGCACAGAAGACTGGCAGGAAATAGATTCTCTATGCTCATCATTCTCTGAGATGCCATATGAGGCATCCAACATGAGTAGAAGTATGAAAGATGAAGCAAAAGAGCTGGCTGGAAAAAGTACAACAGAAAAAGTATCCTACACCCTTTCTAGTTTGTATAGGCGGTTGTTGAAGAAAGAAGTTTATAATGCTCATAGGGCTGAAGATGACTGTCTAATGTTATTAGAGTGTGTTGTTGCTACCAAGGAGTTTTTGCCCTGGGCTGATAGattttgtaaaagtattctAGATATTAAACCTTTTGATCGGTGTCAGTATAAGTAG